A stretch of Methanobrevibacter sp. DNA encodes these proteins:
- the proS gene encoding proline--tRNA ligase, with protein MVENFDEWFHDILENANITDSRYPIKGMAVWMPYGFQIRKHSMNIIKELLDKDHEEVLFPMLVPETELAKEGIHVKGFEDEVYWVTKGGQTELNEKLALRPTSETAIYPMYALWIRTHIDLPIKYYQIVNTFRYETKHTRPLIRVREITTFKEAHTAHATKEESDEQIQEFIAIYKEFFDDLGIPYLISKRPEWDKFPGADYTMAFDVIMPNGKTLQIGTIHNLGQTFAKTFDITFEDKDGEHKLVYQTCAGVSDRVIASVIGVHGDEKGLRLPPKVSPNQVTIIPILFKKGKEEVLGKCAEIKEQLEAAGLRVNIDDRDIRPGKKFNDWELKGTPLKLELGPRDLENNITIAMRRDEGEKIELALDDTLAENVIELLNRLGENLSSIAWDFQKQHVKFTENMDEIPELVEAGNVVKFYWCGDEEIGKEIEEQTGYDILGIQEEVSEGKCIASDNDANYIALIAKTY; from the coding sequence ATGGTGGAAAATTTTGATGAATGGTTTCATGATATTTTAGAAAATGCGAATATTACTGATTCAAGATACCCTATTAAGGGAATGGCAGTATGGATGCCATACGGTTTTCAAATAAGAAAACACTCAATGAACATTATAAAAGAATTATTGGATAAAGATCATGAAGAAGTTTTATTCCCAATGCTTGTTCCAGAAACTGAGCTTGCAAAAGAAGGAATCCATGTGAAAGGATTTGAAGATGAAGTGTACTGGGTTACAAAAGGCGGGCAGACTGAATTAAATGAGAAATTAGCTTTAAGGCCAACCAGTGAAACTGCAATTTATCCGATGTATGCTTTATGGATTAGAACCCACATCGACCTTCCCATCAAATACTATCAAATCGTGAATACATTCAGATATGAAACTAAACACACCAGACCATTAATAAGAGTGCGAGAAATCACAACATTTAAAGAAGCGCATACTGCTCATGCAACTAAAGAGGAGTCTGACGAACAGATTCAAGAATTCATTGCAATCTATAAAGAATTTTTTGATGATTTGGGAATCCCATACCTGATATCCAAAAGGCCGGAATGGGACAAGTTCCCAGGAGCAGACTACACCATGGCATTTGATGTCATCATGCCTAACGGCAAAACGTTGCAGATTGGTACAATCCACAATCTAGGCCAAACATTCGCAAAGACATTCGACATTACCTTTGAAGATAAGGACGGTGAACACAAACTAGTTTATCAAACATGTGCTGGAGTATCCGACAGGGTAATAGCTTCCGTGATTGGAGTTCATGGAGATGAAAAGGGTTTACGCTTACCGCCAAAAGTATCACCAAACCAAGTCACAATAATTCCAATCTTGTTTAAAAAAGGAAAAGAAGAAGTTTTAGGCAAATGTGCAGAAATCAAAGAACAGTTAGAAGCTGCAGGCCTTAGGGTCAATATTGATGATAGGGACATTAGGCCTGGTAAGAAATTCAATGATTGGGAGTTAAAAGGAACTCCGTTAAAGCTTGAACTTGGACCTAGAGACTTGGAAAACAACATTACAATTGCAATGAGAAGAGATGAAGGGGAAAAAATCGAACTTGCCCTTGATGACACACTAGCCGAAAATGTTATTGAGCTGTTAAACAGATTAGGAGAGAACTTATCTTCAATTGCATGGGATTTCCAAAAGCAACATGTCAAGTTCACAGAGAACATGGATGAAATTCCAGAGCTTGTTGAAGCTGGAAACGTCGTCAAGTTCTACTGGTGCGGTGACGAAGAAATCGGAAAAGAGATTGAAGAGCAAACAGGCTATGACATTTTAGGCATTCAGGAAGAGGTATCCGAAGGCAAATGCATAGCAAGCGACAACGATGCCAACTACATTGCTTTAATAGCTAAAACTTATTAG
- the cofC gene encoding 2-phospho-L-lactate guanylyltransferase, with amino-acid sequence MDDIYAIIPVTKFKNAKTRLSPFLTEDEREKLLKVMLKDVTDTLKKHVDKIFIISRDEEVLSYAESLNLNTILEDEKSNLNKALKQAMKFCKGKARKIIIVPSDVPLIGKTNIQMLIDASKSLDFIIVPAKGGGTNMIIMKPMAIHTRFEGFSYREHVKAAERKKLNPQVHDSFFMALDVNTAEDLGEIMIHGEKTHTRKYLKELKVNVEPHRGSERLKVTRAD; translated from the coding sequence ATGGATGATATTTACGCTATAATTCCAGTTACAAAATTTAAAAATGCTAAAACTAGATTGTCCCCATTTCTTACAGAAGACGAACGGGAAAAACTCCTGAAAGTCATGCTTAAGGATGTAACCGATACCTTAAAGAAACATGTGGACAAAATCTTCATCATCAGCAGGGACGAAGAGGTATTGAGTTATGCGGAAAGCTTAAACTTAAATACCATACTTGAAGATGAAAAATCCAACTTAAATAAGGCTCTAAAACAGGCCATGAAATTCTGCAAGGGAAAAGCAAGGAAAATCATCATTGTTCCATCTGATGTTCCGCTGATTGGAAAGACTAATATCCAAATGTTGATTGACGCATCCAAAAGCCTGGACTTTATTATTGTTCCTGCTAAAGGAGGCGGAACAAACATGATAATAATGAAGCCCATGGCAATACACACAAGATTTGAAGGATTTAGCTATAGGGAGCATGTGAAAGCTGCAGAGAGGAAAAAACTAAATCCACAGGTTCATGATTCATTTTTTATGGCTCTTGATGTGAATACTGCTGAAGATTTAGGGGAAATAATGATTCATGGCGAAAAAACCCATACCAGAAAATACCTAAAAGAGCTGAAAGTCAATGTAGAACCTCATCGAGGAAGTGAACGTCTAAAGGTTACACGGGCTGATTAG
- the thiD gene encoding bifunctional hydroxymethylpyrimidine kinase/phosphomethylpyrimidine kinase, whose amino-acid sequence MIVMSIAGVDPSGGAGVFADLKTFQAIGAYGTGVVTALTAQNPYKFFSTQPVSPKYIEEQIDSVMDSYEVEFIKTGMLYSPEIIKLVSKKVKQYNLKAVVDPVMVATSGGNLTQQDLAEALNKYLLPECILTTPNITEAEKLTGLDIKTKEDAIKACEKIKCNSIITGGHLDGINTINIDGEITIRKHELIKTDNLHGTGCNLSSAIVAYLAKGNNLENSILKSLDYVYESIENGNYGTLIAKL is encoded by the coding sequence ATGATTGTAATGTCCATTGCAGGCGTTGACCCTTCAGGCGGTGCGGGAGTTTTTGCAGATTTGAAAACATTCCAGGCCATTGGCGCTTACGGAACTGGAGTAGTTACAGCCCTTACCGCACAAAACCCCTACAAATTCTTTTCAACACAACCCGTTTCCCCAAAATACATAGAAGAGCAGATTGATTCTGTAATGGATTCTTATGAAGTTGAATTTATTAAGACGGGAATGCTATATTCGCCAGAAATTATCAAATTAGTTTCAAAAAAGGTAAAACAATACAATCTTAAAGCGGTTGTCGACCCTGTCATGGTTGCAACTTCCGGCGGAAACTTAACCCAACAGGATTTGGCAGAAGCTTTAAATAAATATCTGCTTCCAGAATGCATTTTAACAACACCCAACATTACCGAAGCAGAAAAACTTACCGGTTTGGATATTAAAACAAAAGAGGATGCAATTAAAGCATGTGAAAAAATTAAATGCAACAGCATCATTACAGGTGGCCATCTGGATGGAATAAACACCATTAACATTGACGGTGAAATTACAATAAGGAAACATGAACTAATCAAAACAGACAATTTACATGGTACCGGTTGCAATCTATCTTCCGCTATTGTGGCATATCTTGCAAAGGGAAACAATTTAGAAAATTCAATATTGAAATCACTTGATTATGTTTATGAAAGCATCGAAAATGGAAATTATGGAACACTAATAGCCAAACTATAA
- a CDS encoding CPBP family intramembrane glutamic endopeptidase, which produces MNIHKKFFSRIGFSYLIFGLFILLVTVVVMNSAGSINSNLLNNINFTTILSAICNYVLPFPALYFLLKKIDTRPIEKKNLSIATFLKYIAITLTLMWIGNIIGLIVTAEIGFVLQTDVSNPVENLITNSDIWMNLLLISIIAPIFEEIFFRKLLIDRTIKYGAKISILLSAILFGFFHGNLNQFFYTFLMGGFFAYVYIKTGKVIYTIGLHIAVNLLGSVISVLVVASAENLIAGTYAPLDMAIILAYLIFLITAMIIGIVSLYKFKKSKLDETKTEIPLENPLKTAILNPGMIFFMLFFAFQMACQIIA; this is translated from the coding sequence TTGAATATCCATAAAAAATTTTTCTCAAGAATAGGATTCAGTTATTTGATATTCGGATTATTCATATTACTGGTTACAGTCGTTGTAATGAACTCTGCGGGATCGATAAACTCCAACCTGCTTAACAATATTAATTTCACGACAATATTATCTGCAATTTGTAACTATGTATTGCCGTTTCCAGCCCTGTACTTTCTGCTGAAAAAAATTGACACCCGACCAATAGAAAAGAAAAATCTAAGCATTGCAACATTCCTAAAATACATTGCAATTACATTAACATTGATGTGGATAGGCAACATTATCGGATTGATTGTAACCGCAGAAATTGGTTTTGTATTGCAGACAGATGTTTCAAATCCTGTCGAAAATCTAATTACCAATTCAGATATCTGGATGAACCTACTCTTAATAAGCATTATTGCACCTATCTTTGAAGAGATATTCTTTAGAAAACTTCTGATTGACAGAACCATAAAATATGGGGCAAAAATTTCAATATTACTGTCAGCAATACTATTCGGTTTTTTCCATGGAAACCTAAACCAGTTCTTTTATACATTCTTAATGGGCGGATTTTTCGCTTATGTCTATATTAAAACAGGTAAAGTAATCTATACTATAGGACTGCACATTGCAGTTAACCTACTTGGGTCTGTAATCAGTGTGCTTGTAGTGGCAAGCGCAGAAAATCTAATTGCCGGAACCTACGCCCCATTAGATATGGCCATCATACTGGCTTATTTGATATTTCTCATCACAGCAATGATTATTGGAATAGTGAGCCTCTACAAATTCAAAAAATCAAAATTAGATGAAACAAAAACAGAAATTCCTTTGGAAAATCCTTTAAAGACCGCGATTTTAAACCCGGGAATGATTTTTTTCATGCTGTTTTTCGCTTTCCAAATGGCATGCCAAATAATAGCTTGA
- a CDS encoding carboxymuconolactone decarboxylase family protein, with protein sequence MKGDVYYGKGIRELKDEYPDLYELVSDINDTVWDGNVLDYKTQKLIAIGITASRADPRATKKQIRSAIEVLGITKEEIVDVLRVVLLTSGMPAFSKSLQILNSVVASMEEDENEE encoded by the coding sequence ATGAAAGGAGATGTATATTACGGTAAAGGTATCAGAGAACTAAAAGATGAATATCCTGATTTATATGAGTTGGTATCTGACATTAACGATACTGTATGGGATGGCAATGTCTTAGATTATAAAACTCAAAAGCTAATTGCAATTGGTATCACTGCTTCCCGTGCAGATCCAAGAGCCACTAAAAAACAAATTAGAAGTGCAATTGAAGTATTGGGCATTACCAAAGAAGAAATCGTGGATGTTTTAAGAGTCGTATTGTTGACATCAGGTATGCCAGCATTTTCCAAATCACTTCAAATCTTAAACAGTGTCGTAGCATCAATGGAAGAAGATGAAAACGAAGAATAA
- a CDS encoding aldo/keto reductase encodes MKSFKLNDGNEIPSIGFGTFLIPADGSTYNAVSKALEFGVRHIDTAAAYFNEEEVGSAVQDSEIDREDVWITSKMWLQDYKYEDAKKAIDLSLKKLQTDYMDLYLLHQPYGAVDEAWRALEEAKDEGKIKSIGVSNMTAKLWNRFVPDFDTLPSVNQVEFNPYFQQKEIREIMAKDDVKLESWGPLGQGRHDLLTNPVITDIADKYDKNAGQVILRFENQEGIIVFPKSTKDEHIKSNMDIFDFKINDDEMDNIRALDTGRGSHDPDAEGVGEMLLSAFDVHAND; translated from the coding sequence ATGAAATCTTTCAAATTAAATGACGGTAATGAAATACCTTCAATAGGTTTTGGAACATTCCTGATTCCTGCTGACGGAAGCACATACAATGCTGTTTCAAAAGCACTGGAATTCGGAGTAAGACACATCGACACGGCTGCTGCATACTTCAACGAAGAGGAAGTGGGCAGTGCCGTTCAGGACAGTGAAATTGACCGTGAAGATGTCTGGATAACCTCCAAGATGTGGCTTCAGGATTACAAGTATGAAGATGCCAAAAAAGCAATTGACTTGTCTTTAAAAAAGCTTCAGACAGATTATATGGATTTATATTTGCTGCACCAGCCTTACGGTGCAGTTGATGAAGCCTGGAGAGCGTTGGAGGAAGCAAAGGATGAAGGAAAAATCAAATCAATAGGAGTAAGCAACATGACTGCGAAACTATGGAACCGGTTTGTGCCGGACTTTGATACTTTGCCTTCTGTTAATCAGGTGGAATTCAATCCATACTTCCAGCAAAAGGAGATCCGTGAAATAATGGCCAAGGATGATGTTAAACTTGAATCATGGGGGCCACTAGGTCAAGGAAGGCATGATCTTTTAACAAATCCGGTAATTACCGATATTGCAGATAAATACGATAAAAATGCAGGGCAGGTCATCTTAAGGTTTGAAAACCAGGAAGGAATAATCGTATTTCCGAAATCCACAAAGGACGAACACATAAAATCCAACATGGACATATTCGATTTCAAGATTAATGATGATGAGATGGATAATATCAGAGCGCTTGACACCGGCAGGGGAAGCCATGACCCTGATGCCGAAGGTGTGGGTGAAATGCTGCTTTCAGCATTTGATGTACACGCAAACGATTAA
- a CDS encoding SDR family oxidoreductase has translation MEFDLNTNKEVIALLGAGSMGTAIVKRIGAGKLIFLGDISEDNLESRAKELRYEGYIVETQVVDAMDKSSVEAFARRASELGTLKHFINTAGASPNQASPEHIINLDLVATAETIDVFADYIAEGGSGLIISSQTGYMMNLPPEVENEIAMAPTDELKNIDFIKNDAMVNSGAAYIVAKRANHLRVRTAAATTWGDRRARINTISPGIIVTPLAYDEFEAAGEGYQEMINSSPARRVGTPEEIARAAEFLLSDQSSFITGIDLLIDGGVIAAINSGRYSLQVE, from the coding sequence ATGGAATTTGATTTGAACACAAACAAGGAAGTGATTGCACTTTTAGGTGCAGGAAGCATGGGAACAGCAATAGTTAAAAGAATAGGTGCTGGCAAACTGATATTTCTGGGAGACATAAGTGAAGACAATCTTGAAAGTAGAGCCAAAGAGCTAAGATATGAAGGATACATCGTAGAAACACAGGTTGTAGATGCGATGGATAAAAGTTCCGTTGAAGCATTTGCCAGAAGGGCATCAGAATTGGGAACTTTAAAACATTTCATTAATACTGCGGGTGCCTCACCTAATCAGGCAAGTCCCGAACATATCATCAATCTGGATTTGGTTGCAACTGCTGAAACCATTGACGTATTTGCAGACTACATCGCAGAAGGCGGATCAGGTCTTATCATCTCAAGCCAGACAGGTTACATGATGAATTTGCCTCCGGAAGTTGAAAATGAAATAGCGATGGCGCCAACTGATGAGCTTAAAAACATTGACTTTATCAAAAACGATGCTATGGTCAATTCCGGTGCAGCATACATCGTTGCCAAAAGGGCAAATCATCTGAGGGTGAGAACAGCTGCCGCAACAACCTGGGGTGACAGAAGAGCAAGAATCAACACAATCAGTCCCGGAATCATCGTAACTCCACTTGCATATGATGAGTTTGAAGCAGCAGGTGAAGGTTATCAGGAAATGATAAATTCATCTCCTGCAAGAAGGGTCGGAACACCTGAAGAAATAGCAAGGGCTGCAGAATTTCTCTTAAGTGACCAGTCATCATTCATAACAGGAATCGATTTGTTGATTGACGGAGGAGTGATAGCCGCAATAAACAGCGGAAGATATTCTCTGCAGGTTGAATAA
- a CDS encoding MarR family winged helix-turn-helix transcriptional regulator translates to MIMIYSDNPEKIFFYHYVEEIISNYGSFFSSVLKDNDMTIKELSVLLRIRFDDITTQHDLVDVFNVSGAYIAKLLRKFEDNGYIKREEDPNNRRKKIVKLTEKGIEKTDELIKVIDDWEKDVTSDLTDDEITTLKNILFKIISKED, encoded by the coding sequence ATGATTATGATTTACAGTGACAATCCGGAAAAGATATTCTTTTACCATTACGTTGAAGAAATCATTTCAAATTACGGATCATTTTTCAGCAGTGTCCTAAAGGACAATGACATGACAATCAAAGAACTGTCAGTTCTTTTAAGGATAAGATTCGACGACATAACGACCCAGCATGACTTGGTGGATGTATTCAATGTAAGCGGAGCATACATTGCAAAACTTCTTCGCAAATTCGAAGACAATGGATATATCAAACGAGAGGAGGATCCCAATAACAGGCGGAAAAAAATTGTCAAGTTAACCGAAAAAGGAATTGAAAAGACAGATGAACTTATCAAAGTCATAGACGACTGGGAAAAGGACGTAACATCCGATTTAACAGATGATGAGATAACAACTCTAAAAAACATTCTATTTAAAATCATAAGTAAGGAGGATTAG
- a CDS encoding flavodoxin family protein, with amino-acid sequence MKVLLVNGSPNREGCTYVALNQIKETLKNEGIGSEIYRIGHKDIRGCIDCRKCSEFGKCIYDDEVNSFVEMAKEYDGYIFGGPVYYGTVNPTLTNFMTRVFFSSFFGGKRIFRLKPAAAVASARRAGTMTAIDTINRFFTWAEMPIISSTYWNVIYGTKAEEALNDHEGLLTMKNLARNMAWFLKIKQLSIEEGIPLPEHLR; translated from the coding sequence ATGAAAGTATTGTTGGTGAACGGAAGCCCTAACAGGGAAGGCTGCACCTACGTGGCATTGAATCAGATTAAAGAAACATTAAAAAACGAAGGCATCGGTTCAGAAATATACAGAATAGGGCACAAGGACATCAGAGGATGTATAGACTGCAGAAAATGCAGTGAATTTGGAAAATGCATATATGATGATGAAGTGAACAGTTTTGTTGAAATGGCCAAGGAATATGACGGATACATATTTGGAGGACCTGTGTACTATGGAACTGTAAATCCCACATTGACCAACTTCATGACACGAGTTTTCTTCTCATCATTTTTCGGAGGAAAAAGAATATTCCGATTGAAGCCTGCAGCAGCAGTTGCAAGTGCCAGAAGAGCAGGGACAATGACTGCCATCGATACAATAAACAGATTCTTCACATGGGCGGAAATGCCAATAATAAGCTCAACATACTGGAACGTGATATATGGAACAAAAGCAGAAGAGGCACTGAATGATCATGAGGGATTGCTTACAATGAAAAACCTTGCAAGAAACATGGCATGGTTTTTAAAGATAAAACAGCTAAGCATTGAGGAAGGAATTCCACTTCCAGAACACCTTAGATAG
- a CDS encoding DapH/DapD/GlmU-related protein, which produces MDYEIVDIREMTPEEMSDAIKMNETVFKINHTMPNSEEYDNLLKELFGDNLGENSRIIAPIAGAAFDHMKIGNNVFINSNSLLMARGGITIEDDVMLAANVQLLSNNHDEYDRQVLLCKPIHIKKGAWIGAGASILPGVTIGKYAIVGAGAIVTKDVGDYEVAVGIPAKIVKTLDKDKFKR; this is translated from the coding sequence ATGGATTATGAAATAGTAGACATTAGAGAAATGACCCCCGAGGAAATGAGTGATGCAATCAAAATGAATGAGACTGTATTTAAAATCAATCACACAATGCCGAATAGTGAAGAATACGATAATCTTTTAAAGGAACTGTTTGGTGACAATTTAGGCGAGAACAGCCGTATAATTGCACCCATTGCAGGCGCTGCATTTGACCACATGAAAATTGGCAACAATGTTTTCATCAATTCCAATTCCCTTTTGATGGCACGTGGCGGAATAACAATCGAAGATGACGTGATGCTTGCTGCCAATGTCCAGCTACTTTCAAACAACCACGACGAATATGATCGGCAGGTTTTGCTGTGCAAACCAATCCACATCAAAAAGGGAGCATGGATTGGAGCAGGAGCAAGTATTCTTCCAGGAGTTACAATCGGCAAATATGCAATTGTTGGAGCGGGAGCTATTGTTACAAAAGATGTGGGCGACTATGAAGTGGCAGTAGGCATTCCGGCTAAAATAGTTAAAACACTGGACAAGGACAAATTCAAAAGATAG
- a CDS encoding EFR1 family ferrodoxin (N-terminal region resembles flavodoxins. C-terminal ferrodoxin region binds two 4Fe-4S clusters.) — protein MKILYYTSTGNNLFIAKHFGGDLISIPQLVKANEFNIEDDAVGIIFPVFFATSPKLIREFVEKVNIKTDYLFLITSYGRDGDQNALRIMKETFNKRGINVNYTNSVLMVDNFLPVFDMADEIELKKDLNIIDEIEKIKDDILAKKEYILDKELFTDVENIEVVLETTMTEKYHIQVGEDCSGCEVCTKVCPRGNIELIDEKPYFGDTCDFCLGCIHHCKTHTLTINDEANPNERYRNPNIKLSEIIKSNWQRV, from the coding sequence ATGAAAATATTGTATTATACCTCAACCGGAAATAATCTATTCATTGCAAAACACTTTGGAGGGGATTTAATCAGCATTCCTCAACTTGTGAAAGCCAATGAATTTAACATTGAAGATGATGCTGTAGGAATCATCTTTCCAGTTTTTTTTGCAACTTCCCCGAAACTGATTAGGGAATTTGTTGAAAAGGTCAACATCAAAACTGACTATTTGTTTTTGATAACATCCTATGGAAGAGACGGCGATCAGAATGCTCTTCGAATAATGAAGGAAACATTCAACAAAAGGGGCATTAATGTTAACTACACAAATTCAGTGTTAATGGTTGATAATTTCCTTCCTGTGTTTGACATGGCTGATGAAATCGAATTGAAAAAAGATTTAAACATCATTGATGAGATTGAAAAAATCAAGGATGACATTCTTGCCAAAAAGGAATATATTTTGGATAAGGAACTTTTTACGGATGTTGAGAATATTGAAGTTGTATTGGAAACTACAATGACTGAAAAATATCACATCCAAGTTGGAGAAGACTGCAGTGGGTGTGAAGTATGCACTAAAGTATGTCCAAGAGGAAATATTGAACTTATTGATGAAAAGCCTTATTTTGGAGATACATGTGATTTCTGTTTAGGCTGCATCCACCATTGCAAAACACATACACTAACAATAAATGATGAAGCCAATCCAAATGAGAGATACAGAAATCCAAACATTAAACTTTCCGAGATAATTAAAAGCAACTGGCAAAGAGTATAA
- a CDS encoding MBL fold metallo-hydrolase: protein MEIKAVKTFKNGFMNQAFAFGGEEGMENFDASIKYRASIQNYLIDTGDEIILVDTGIPEGLAIPEPDDSTPIYNGELISSYVEALEKLGYKVEDVSRILLTHKHPDHSGELSKFPNAKIYLSKTEAEELKLDGDNIITVDYETIYKNFPKAEKIVDGVYLIQAIGHTTGNSIVIVEDDDLFYMIHGDITYTDEALYANKLSIVFEDIEKARETLDNVREFIKNNPTVYLSTHTPLGPENLENKYIIDLDNQPESIYPE, encoded by the coding sequence ATGGAGATTAAAGCTGTTAAAACATTTAAAAATGGATTCATGAATCAGGCCTTTGCTTTTGGCGGTGAAGAGGGAATGGAAAATTTCGATGCATCCATTAAATATCGGGCAAGCATTCAAAATTATCTGATTGATACAGGAGATGAAATAATTCTTGTAGATACTGGAATTCCTGAAGGATTGGCTATTCCCGAACCTGATGATTCAACTCCAATCTACAATGGGGAGCTAATAAGCAGTTATGTGGAAGCATTGGAAAAATTAGGTTACAAAGTGGAAGATGTATCAAGAATTCTTTTAACACACAAACATCCGGACCATTCCGGTGAATTGTCAAAATTTCCGAATGCTAAAATATACCTGTCAAAAACAGAAGCAGAAGAGTTAAAACTTGATGGCGACAACATCATAACAGTTGATTATGAAACCATTTATAAGAATTTCCCAAAAGCCGAAAAAATTGTTGACGGAGTATATCTTATTCAGGCAATAGGCCACACTACCGGAAACAGCATAGTTATTGTGGAAGATGATGATTTATTCTACATGATTCATGGAGATATAACATATACTGATGAAGCACTCTATGCAAACAAGCTGTCCATAGTTTTTGAAGACATCGAAAAGGCAAGGGAAACATTAGACAATGTACGTGAATTCATCAAAAACAATCCTACAGTGTATCTGTCAACACACACTCCATTAGGTCCTGAAAACCTTGAAAACAAATATATTATAGATTTAGATAACCAACCGGAAAGTATTTATCCCGAATAA
- a CDS encoding bacterioferritin, whose amino-acid sequence MADKEKTIEVLQAIVTGLSANSFGHRIQAKIFAGLGFPSLGDKYIAHATEEMDFVEQFMDRILDLGGEIKQEAQEAKPIYTDIVEFIEYDYNVSVEGIAFLNEVMDSGIFDATTYDLMKVYLKDEEEDMYWSEQQLDLCKMIGKQNYLTQLLINGPAAE is encoded by the coding sequence ATGGCTGACAAAGAAAAAACTATTGAAGTATTGCAAGCTATTGTAACTGGATTGTCTGCAAATTCATTTGGACACAGAATTCAAGCTAAAATATTTGCAGGATTAGGATTTCCGTCCCTAGGAGACAAATATATTGCACATGCAACCGAAGAAATGGATTTCGTAGAACAGTTCATGGACAGAATCCTCGATTTGGGTGGAGAAATCAAACAGGAAGCACAGGAAGCAAAACCTATATACACAGACATTGTTGAGTTCATAGAATATGACTATAACGTATCAGTTGAGGGAATTGCATTTTTAAACGAAGTAATGGATTCCGGAATCTTTGATGCAACCACTTATGATTTGATGAAAGTATATCTCAAGGATGAAGAGGAAGACATGTACTGGAGCGAACAGCAATTAGACCTATGCAAAATGATTGGAAAACAAAACTATCTGACACAATTGTTAATCAACGGTCCAGCTGCTGAATAA